One Actinoplanes missouriensis 431 DNA segment encodes these proteins:
- a CDS encoding YciI family protein — translation MAKYLLLKHYRGAPAAVNDASMDTWTPEEISAHIQYMSDFARRLETTGEFVAEQALAPEGTWVRYDGEGRPPVTDGPFAETKDLIAGWMLIDVDSYERALELAGELSAAPGKDGKPIHEWLELRPILTMPPTITE, via the coding sequence ATGGCTAAGTATCTGCTGCTCAAGCACTACCGGGGCGCTCCGGCGGCGGTCAACGACGCGTCGATGGACACGTGGACGCCGGAGGAGATCTCGGCGCACATCCAGTACATGAGCGACTTCGCGCGGCGGCTGGAGACGACCGGGGAGTTCGTGGCCGAGCAGGCGCTGGCGCCGGAGGGGACGTGGGTGCGGTATGACGGTGAGGGGCGGCCGCCGGTGACCGACGGGCCGTTCGCGGAAACCAAGGATCTCATCGCTGGATGGATGCTGATCGATGTGGACAGTTACGAGCGGGCTCTGGAACTGGCCGGCGAACTGTCGGCGGCGCCCGGCAAGGACGGGAAGCCGATCCACGAGTGGCTGGAGCTCCGTCCGATTCTGACCATGCCGCCGACGATCACTGAATGA
- a CDS encoding RNA polymerase sigma factor, with product MNFRELTPSVIGVLVRRGADFAAAEDAVQDALVEAVRTWPTYPPRDPKGWLVTVAWRRFLDATRADAARRRREDAVSEEPVPGPALETDDTLRLYFLCAHPSLTPASAVALTLRAVGGLTTRQIADAYLVPEATMAQRISRAKRTVSGVRFEQPGDVATVLRVLYLVFNEGYSGDVDLAAEAIRLTRQLATVIDHPEVSGLLALMLLHHARRDARIAGDGSLVPLAAQDRGRWDTAMITEGVAILQTALSRDRLGEFQAQAAIAALHADAQDATETDWVQIVEWYDELVRLTGSPVVRLNRAVAVGEADGARAGLAELATLDPSLPRYAAVAAYLHERDGDRTAAARLYAEAARKASNAAERDHLTRQAARLNTG from the coding sequence ATGAACTTCCGGGAGCTCACGCCGAGCGTGATCGGTGTTCTCGTCCGCCGCGGGGCCGACTTCGCGGCGGCCGAGGACGCCGTCCAGGACGCGCTCGTGGAAGCGGTGCGCACGTGGCCGACGTACCCGCCGCGCGACCCCAAGGGGTGGCTCGTCACGGTGGCCTGGCGGCGGTTCCTCGACGCCACCCGGGCGGACGCCGCGCGCCGCCGCAGGGAGGACGCCGTCAGCGAGGAGCCGGTGCCCGGCCCCGCCTTGGAGACCGATGACACGCTGCGGCTCTACTTCCTCTGCGCGCATCCGTCGCTGACTCCGGCGTCCGCCGTCGCGCTCACCCTGCGCGCGGTCGGCGGGCTCACCACGCGGCAGATCGCGGACGCCTACCTGGTACCCGAGGCGACCATGGCGCAGCGGATCAGCCGGGCCAAGCGAACCGTGTCCGGCGTGCGGTTCGAACAGCCCGGCGACGTCGCCACGGTGCTGCGGGTGCTCTATCTGGTCTTCAACGAGGGGTACTCAGGCGACGTCGATCTGGCCGCCGAGGCAATTCGGCTCACCCGGCAGCTGGCGACCGTTATCGATCATCCCGAGGTGTCCGGGCTCCTCGCGCTCATGCTGCTGCATCACGCACGGCGGGACGCGCGGATCGCCGGGGACGGCAGTCTCGTGCCGCTCGCCGCGCAGGATCGCGGCCGCTGGGACACCGCGATGATCACCGAGGGGGTCGCGATCCTGCAGACGGCGCTCAGCCGCGACCGGCTCGGCGAGTTCCAGGCGCAGGCCGCCATCGCGGCGCTGCACGCGGACGCGCAGGACGCGACGGAGACCGACTGGGTGCAGATCGTGGAGTGGTACGACGAACTGGTCCGGCTCACCGGCAGCCCGGTCGTGCGGCTCAACCGGGCCGTCGCGGTCGGCGAGGCGGACGGCGCGCGGGCCGGGCTGGCCGAGCTCGCCACCCTCGACCCGTCGCTGCCGCGGTACGCGGCGGTCGCGGCCTACCTGCACGAAAGGGACGGGGACCGGACGGCCGCGGCCCGGCTCTACGCCGAGGCGGCGCGCAAGGCGTCGAACGCCGCCGAGCGGGATCACCTGACTCGTCAGGCAGCGAGGCTCAACACGGGGTAA
- a CDS encoding CobW family GTP-binding protein, with translation MKTISIKNEGVKISVAPAVTVLSGFNPGTVQAAARALLIADPNLVAVSHSLTGLRDGVVRRTVESADGVLEQVEVTLEHGCVSCTLREDVLPTLLRLADERPGSDIVLVLPPVVEPEAVATVCAHAAEELRFDSYVTVVDADDFLDDLASSDDLRDRDMHAAEDDHRAVAEVVAHQVEFADTVLMWSRPDTDQLRLQQLGTLVHRLAPWAVQVATGTSPLLDCAGLAAGLRRTGRHDPNRPGMLGLALEGRQIAVHDGENSVVFRSRRPFHPQRLHDALESITEHALRGRGQLWIASQPDAVVAFEAAGGGVSLGSLGYWLAALPVERWAETSVERRLAADLEWDPYYGDRRTVLALIGFGLDAVRLNALLSECLVTDEEIAEGFEVWRSWGDPFAGCFPLSESS, from the coding sequence ATGAAAACCATTTCCATTAAGAATGAGGGCGTGAAGATCTCAGTCGCCCCCGCCGTCACCGTGCTGTCCGGGTTCAACCCGGGCACCGTGCAGGCGGCAGCCCGGGCCCTGCTCATCGCGGACCCGAACCTGGTGGCCGTGAGCCACTCCCTGACCGGCCTGCGCGACGGTGTCGTGCGGCGCACCGTCGAGTCCGCCGACGGTGTCCTGGAACAGGTCGAGGTCACCCTCGAGCACGGCTGCGTCTCCTGCACCCTGCGCGAAGACGTGCTGCCCACGCTGCTGCGCCTCGCCGACGAGCGTCCCGGCAGCGACATCGTGCTGGTCCTGCCTCCCGTCGTGGAGCCGGAAGCCGTCGCCACGGTCTGCGCCCATGCGGCCGAGGAACTGCGGTTCGACTCCTATGTGACAGTCGTCGACGCCGACGACTTCCTCGACGACCTGGCCAGCAGCGACGACCTGCGGGACCGGGACATGCACGCCGCCGAGGACGACCATCGCGCGGTCGCCGAGGTGGTCGCGCACCAGGTGGAGTTCGCCGACACCGTACTGATGTGGAGCCGCCCGGACACCGACCAGCTGCGCCTGCAGCAGCTCGGCACACTGGTGCACCGGCTCGCCCCATGGGCGGTCCAGGTCGCCACCGGCACCTCGCCGCTGCTCGACTGCGCCGGGCTCGCCGCCGGCCTGCGCCGCACCGGCCGCCACGACCCGAACCGGCCCGGCATGCTCGGCCTCGCCCTGGAAGGACGGCAGATCGCCGTGCACGACGGGGAGAACTCGGTCGTCTTCCGGTCCCGCCGGCCGTTCCACCCGCAGCGGCTGCACGACGCGCTGGAGAGCATCACCGAGCACGCGCTGCGCGGCCGCGGGCAGCTGTGGATCGCCAGCCAGCCGGACGCGGTCGTCGCGTTCGAGGCCGCGGGTGGCGGGGTGAGCCTGGGCAGCCTCGGATACTGGCTGGCCGCGCTCCCGGTCGAGCGCTGGGCCGAGACGAGCGTGGAGCGCCGGCTCGCCGCCGATCTGGAGTGGGACCCGTACTACGGCGACCGGCGGACCGTGCTCGCGCTGATCGGGTTCGGGCTGGACGCGGTGCGGCTCAATGCCCTGCTGAGTGAGTGCCTGGTGACGGATGAGGAGATCGCTGAGGGGTTCGAGGTGTGGCGGTCGTGGGGGGATCCGTTCGCGGGGTGTTTTCCGCTTTCTGAGTCGTCATGA
- a CDS encoding IS1182 family transposase, which yields MSMQPRPWPEVPEQTARMARAAFRKGNLATRIRDELGQVYEDGRFVAVFGVRGRPGISPAQLMIVSVLQFAEDLTDRQAAEAVRDRITWKYALGLELDDPGFDASVLSEFRARLVDGELSSLALDALLQRLAALKLVKAAGRQRTDSTHVLAAIRRLNRLELAGETVRAALEALSAAAPDWLTTVIDASWLDVYGARIDNLRLPASQTRRDELLLQYGRDGYHLLDAVHQPDAPPWLAEIPAVQALRRIWIQQFCGDTDSSGRREVRRRDPAPSGDGVPPARDRIASPYEHDARYATKRGKAWTGYKVHLTETCDPPEPRTASGSTGRGDHPNLITNVVTTAASTADNAMTATIHQQLADKNLTPAEHLVDSGYPSAHLLVTAARDHGITLIAPLLTDNSTQARAGNGYDKAAFTIDYDTHHSVCPQGHTSSTWTPTQSHGTDTIIVAWPRHTCQPCPVKPLCTTSDRRKIGLQPRDLHEAATTHRTQQNTSEWKTRYHTRAGIEGTIRQTTHVTGIRTARYRGLPKTTLEHTLAATAINIIRLDHYWTGKPLNRTRTTHLQRLNFTLAA from the coding sequence ATGTCGATGCAGCCAAGGCCGTGGCCTGAGGTTCCGGAGCAGACTGCGCGGATGGCGCGGGCGGCGTTTCGGAAGGGGAATCTGGCGACGCGGATCCGTGATGAGTTGGGTCAGGTGTATGAGGACGGCCGGTTTGTGGCTGTGTTCGGGGTGCGGGGACGGCCGGGGATTTCTCCGGCGCAGTTGATGATCGTCAGTGTGTTGCAGTTCGCGGAGGATCTCACCGATCGGCAGGCCGCTGAGGCGGTCCGGGACCGGATCACCTGGAAATACGCGCTGGGTTTGGAGTTGGACGATCCGGGGTTCGATGCCAGTGTGCTCAGTGAGTTCCGGGCGAGGCTGGTCGATGGTGAGCTGAGCAGTCTGGCGCTGGACGCGTTGTTGCAGCGGCTGGCCGCGTTGAAGCTGGTCAAGGCCGCCGGTCGGCAGCGCACCGATTCCACGCATGTGCTCGCGGCGATCCGCCGGCTCAACCGTCTGGAGCTGGCCGGGGAAACGGTGCGGGCCGCGTTGGAAGCGTTGTCCGCCGCGGCGCCGGACTGGCTGACCACGGTGATCGACGCGTCCTGGCTCGACGTTTATGGCGCCCGGATCGACAATCTGCGGCTACCGGCCAGCCAGACCCGACGCGACGAACTGCTGCTGCAGTACGGCCGCGACGGCTATCACCTGCTCGATGCCGTGCACCAGCCGGACGCCCCGCCCTGGCTGGCCGAGATCCCCGCGGTCCAGGCGTTACGCCGGATCTGGATCCAGCAGTTCTGCGGCGACACCGACAGCAGCGGCCGGCGGGAGGTGCGACGGCGGGACCCCGCCCCCAGCGGGGACGGTGTCCCGCCGGCCAGAGACCGGATCGCCTCGCCGTATGAACACGACGCCCGTTACGCCACCAAACGCGGTAAGGCCTGGACCGGATACAAAGTCCACCTCACCGAAACCTGCGACCCACCCGAACCCCGCACCGCCAGCGGCAGCACCGGACGCGGGGACCACCCGAACCTGATCACCAACGTGGTCACCACCGCAGCCAGCACCGCCGACAACGCGATGACCGCCACCATCCACCAGCAACTCGCCGACAAGAACCTGACCCCCGCCGAACACCTGGTCGACTCCGGCTACCCGTCCGCGCACCTGCTCGTCACCGCCGCCCGCGACCACGGCATCACCCTGATCGCCCCCCTGCTAACCGACAACTCCACCCAAGCCCGCGCCGGCAACGGCTACGACAAAGCCGCGTTCACCATCGACTACGACACCCACCACAGCGTCTGCCCCCAAGGCCACACCAGCAGCACCTGGACACCCACCCAATCCCACGGCACCGACACCATCATCGTCGCCTGGCCCCGACACACCTGCCAACCCTGCCCCGTCAAACCACTCTGCACCACCAGCGACCGCCGCAAAATCGGCCTGCAACCCCGCGACCTGCACGAAGCCGCCACCACCCACCGCACCCAGCAGAACACCAGCGAATGGAAAACCCGCTACCACACCCGCGCCGGCATCGAAGGCACCATCCGCCAAACCACCCACGTCACCGGCATCCGCACCGCCCGCTACCGCGGCCTGCCCAAAACCACCCTCGAACACACCCTCGCCGCCACCGCCATCAACATCATCCGCCTCGACCACTACTGGACCGGCAAACCCCTCAACCGCACCCGCACCACCCACCTCCAACGCCTCAACTTCACCCTCGCCGCCTAA
- a CDS encoding ArsR/SmtB family transcription factor, with translation MIEADDLHRAVTVLRGMAYEHRLHILVVLRAGEATPAMIGAVVPAHPTALAHHLRHLADAGLVRRSRRGRHVYYALTTPAVGDVIDGVLGLG, from the coding sequence GTGATCGAGGCGGACGACCTGCATCGGGCCGTCACCGTGCTGCGGGGGATGGCGTATGAGCACCGGCTGCACATTCTCGTGGTGCTCCGGGCCGGCGAGGCCACCCCAGCCATGATCGGCGCGGTGGTGCCGGCGCATCCGACGGCGCTCGCGCATCATCTGCGCCATCTGGCCGACGCGGGACTGGTGCGGCGGAGTCGTCGGGGGAGGCACGTGTATTACGCGCTGACCACTCCGGCGGTCGGGGACGTGATCGATGGTGTGCTCGGTTTGGGGTAG
- a CDS encoding metal ABC transporter permease, whose protein sequence is MNWFDDVLHRAIAEVILVGALAGMIGVHVVMRRLSFFTMALTHATFPGVVAASIIGVNLLVGGVATGAVIAVGVAVLTRRRGQDAAAATGVLLSGGFALGAALVATQSGFSRDLSSFLVGSILTVSTSDLIVTAVVLAVVAVVLLVSARPLLFAGFDPQGARAAGLFTTGWDLLLLLTIQLVVVAVVPAVGTILALSLIVAPAVAARLWSDRLPVITALAVVFAIGSGMIGLYASARWNVAAGASISLTATALLAVSWLVAVSWLGRWRRPVAATPVIAADDMHRAVA, encoded by the coding sequence ATGAACTGGTTCGATGACGTGCTGCACCGCGCGATCGCCGAGGTGATCCTGGTCGGCGCGCTGGCCGGGATGATCGGCGTGCACGTGGTGATGCGGCGCCTGTCGTTCTTCACGATGGCGCTGACCCACGCGACTTTCCCCGGCGTCGTCGCCGCCTCGATCATCGGGGTGAACCTGCTGGTCGGCGGGGTGGCCACCGGCGCGGTGATCGCCGTCGGGGTGGCCGTGCTGACGCGCCGGCGCGGCCAGGACGCGGCAGCCGCCACCGGGGTGCTGCTCTCCGGCGGGTTCGCGCTCGGCGCGGCGCTTGTCGCGACGCAGAGCGGGTTCAGCCGGGACCTGTCGTCGTTCCTGGTCGGCTCGATCCTCACGGTGAGTACGTCCGACCTGATCGTCACCGCCGTGGTGCTCGCCGTGGTCGCGGTGGTGCTGCTGGTGAGCGCCCGGCCGCTGCTCTTCGCCGGGTTCGACCCGCAGGGCGCGCGGGCGGCCGGGCTCTTCACCACGGGCTGGGACCTGCTTCTGCTGCTGACGATCCAGCTCGTGGTGGTGGCGGTGGTACCGGCGGTCGGCACGATCCTGGCGCTGTCGCTGATCGTCGCCCCGGCCGTCGCGGCCCGCCTCTGGTCCGACCGCCTGCCGGTGATCACCGCGCTGGCCGTGGTGTTCGCGATCGGGAGTGGGATGATCGGGCTCTACGCGTCGGCGCGGTGGAACGTGGCGGCCGGGGCGAGCATCTCCCTGACCGCGACGGCGCTCCTGGCCGTGTCGTGGCTGGTGGCCGTGTCGTGGCTGGGCAGGTGGCGCCGGCCGGTGGCGGCCACTCCCGTGATCGCCGCGGACGATATGCATCGGGCCGTCGCGTGA
- a CDS encoding metal ABC transporter permease, whose translation MIEPFTVPFMGRALAEIALLALICGPISVFVFVRRLSFVSDALTHTVFPGVVIGFAAAGIEGIFVGALAAGVITAVVLTVLTARARLSDDAATAVLLTAMFSAGVVLVSRRSSYTSDLTSFLFGRLLTVTTRQLAETAVLAVVILAGLLLVARALVFRSFDPAGAAAAGFRVGWLDLWLNVLLALVVVAAVRAVGTILVVALLIVPAAAARMVTDRLAVMAGVGTLLVLAAGYAGLLVSWTASLRYGVSLTSASAVVLLLVLFYLLLIPVRWMRSRGVRHELVR comes from the coding sequence GTGATCGAGCCGTTCACCGTACCCTTCATGGGCCGTGCTCTCGCCGAGATCGCGCTGCTCGCGCTGATCTGCGGGCCGATCAGCGTCTTCGTGTTCGTGCGCCGGTTGTCGTTCGTCTCCGACGCGCTGACCCACACGGTCTTCCCCGGTGTCGTGATCGGATTCGCGGCGGCCGGCATCGAGGGGATCTTCGTCGGCGCGCTGGCCGCCGGCGTGATCACCGCGGTGGTGCTGACCGTCCTGACGGCGCGGGCCCGGCTCTCCGACGACGCGGCGACGGCGGTTCTGCTCACCGCGATGTTCTCGGCGGGTGTCGTGCTGGTGTCGCGCCGATCGTCGTACACATCGGATCTGACGTCTTTTCTCTTCGGTCGCCTGCTGACCGTGACCACGCGGCAGCTCGCGGAGACCGCCGTGCTCGCGGTGGTGATCCTGGCGGGACTGCTGCTCGTCGCCCGCGCGCTGGTGTTCCGCTCGTTCGATCCGGCGGGCGCGGCGGCTGCCGGATTCCGGGTCGGCTGGCTGGACCTGTGGCTGAACGTGCTGCTCGCCCTCGTGGTGGTGGCCGCCGTCCGGGCCGTCGGAACGATCCTGGTGGTCGCCCTGCTGATCGTGCCCGCGGCGGCCGCGCGGATGGTCACCGATCGACTCGCGGTGATGGCAGGGGTGGGCACGCTCCTCGTGCTCGCCGCCGGCTACGCCGGGCTCCTGGTGAGTTGGACCGCTTCATTACGGTACGGGGTATCGCTCACCTCCGCCTCCGCCGTCGTCCTGTTGCTGGTGCTGTTCTACCTGCTCCTGATCCCGGTGCGGTGGATGCGTTCGAGGGGTGTCCGGCATGAACTGGTTCGATGA
- a CDS encoding metal ABC transporter ATP-binding protein, with translation MDRPRFELRYSGVSIGYQGRPVLTGVDLELRAGRRLALVGPNGAGKSTLIKSMLGLAEILGGTASVPARADTGYVPQTGALDADFPVSVRQVVTMGRYRKLGWWRPVRAADRTAVAEALDRVGLADRARHRFGLLSGGQRQRVLLARAIVAKPKLLLLDEPFNGVDAVSQEAILRVLRELSAAGTALVLSTHDLGVARDLADLVCLINGRQHAVGTPGETLTAEALRRTYGSGALDLADGRMILVEP, from the coding sequence ATGGACCGGCCCCGATTCGAACTGCGGTACTCCGGCGTCAGCATCGGCTATCAGGGCCGGCCCGTGCTCACCGGCGTCGACCTCGAACTGCGCGCCGGCCGGCGGCTCGCCCTCGTCGGCCCGAACGGCGCCGGCAAATCCACCCTGATCAAGTCGATGCTCGGGCTCGCCGAGATCCTCGGCGGGACGGCGAGCGTTCCCGCCCGCGCGGACACCGGATACGTGCCGCAGACCGGCGCTCTCGACGCGGACTTCCCGGTCAGCGTCCGCCAGGTCGTGACGATGGGCCGGTATCGCAAGCTCGGCTGGTGGCGGCCGGTCCGCGCGGCCGACCGTACGGCCGTTGCGGAAGCCCTGGACCGGGTCGGGCTCGCCGACCGGGCCCGGCACCGCTTCGGCCTGCTCTCCGGCGGGCAGCGCCAGCGCGTGCTGCTCGCCCGGGCGATCGTCGCGAAGCCGAAACTGCTGCTGCTCGACGAGCCGTTCAACGGGGTGGACGCGGTGAGTCAGGAGGCGATCCTGAGGGTGCTGCGGGAGTTGTCGGCCGCCGGCACGGCGCTGGTCCTCAGCACCCACGACCTCGGGGTCGCCCGCGACCTCGCGGACCTGGTGTGCCTGATCAACGGCCGGCAACACGCGGTGGGCACGCCGGGGGAGACGCTCACGGCCGAGGCCCTGCGCCGGACGTACGGCAGTGGCGCTCTTGATCTGGCCGACGGCCGGATGATCCTGGTGGAACCGTGA
- a CDS encoding metal ABC transporter substrate-binding protein, translating to MKRIFWLAGLAAATTVIAGCGSTTDDAAGGAATAGSAAAATPKLAVVATTPEVADFVRNIGGADVDVTQIIKPNVDPHDYEPTPADLQAIAAAKLVVKSGVGLEEWLDRTIESAGFDGTVVDSSAGVKLREGGHEHGHEEEAHAEEEEEHAEEHDPHIWHDPRNAKIMVTNIEKGLAAAEPAKASAFAANLTTYSAELDKLDKDNAAAWAKIPAADRKLVTNHDAFGYYIQRYDLEFVGSVIPSMDTSAELSAKQLNDLVAKIKSTGTKAIFAESSLPPKTAEAIAQQAGVKVVAGEDALFGDSLGAPGSPEGTYLGAERHNTEVLVEALAG from the coding sequence ATGAAGCGCATCTTCTGGCTCGCCGGCCTTGCCGCAGCCACCACCGTGATCGCCGGATGCGGCTCGACCACCGATGACGCTGCGGGCGGCGCCGCGACCGCCGGCAGCGCCGCGGCCGCCACGCCCAAGCTCGCCGTGGTCGCGACCACCCCGGAAGTCGCGGACTTCGTGCGCAACATCGGCGGCGCGGACGTCGACGTCACCCAGATCATCAAGCCCAACGTGGACCCGCACGACTACGAGCCCACGCCGGCCGACCTGCAGGCCATCGCCGCGGCGAAACTGGTGGTCAAGAGCGGGGTGGGGCTGGAGGAGTGGCTCGACCGTACGATCGAATCGGCCGGTTTTGACGGCACGGTCGTCGACTCCAGCGCCGGTGTGAAGCTGCGCGAGGGCGGCCACGAGCACGGGCACGAGGAAGAGGCGCACGCGGAGGAGGAGGAAGAGCACGCCGAGGAGCACGACCCGCACATCTGGCACGACCCGCGCAACGCCAAGATCATGGTCACCAACATCGAGAAGGGCCTGGCCGCCGCCGAGCCCGCCAAGGCGTCCGCGTTCGCCGCGAACCTGACCACCTACAGCGCCGAGCTGGACAAGCTCGACAAGGACAACGCCGCCGCCTGGGCCAAGATCCCCGCGGCCGACCGGAAGCTGGTCACCAACCACGACGCCTTCGGCTACTACATCCAGCGGTACGACCTGGAGTTCGTCGGTTCGGTGATCCCCAGCATGGACACGTCCGCGGAACTGTCCGCGAAGCAGCTCAACGACCTGGTCGCGAAGATCAAGAGCACCGGTACGAAGGCGATCTTCGCGGAGAGCTCGCTGCCGCCGAAGACCGCCGAGGCGATCGCCCAGCAGGCCGGGGTCAAGGTCGTCGCGGGTGAGGACGCTCTGTTCGGCGACAGCCTCGGCGCGCCGGGCTCGCCCGAGGGCACCTATCTGGGCGCGGAGCGGCACAACACCGAGGTCCTCGTCGAGGCACTGGCCGGCTGA
- a CDS encoding Fur family transcriptional regulator, with protein MTADLEEQLRAVSLRVTRPRLAVLTALRDHPHVDTDTVIALVRADLPTVSHQAVYDVLRALTEAGLVRRIQPTGANARYEVRVGDNHHHVVCRSCGAIADVDCAVGHAPCLTASNDHGFVVDEAEVVYWGVCPDCSSRKPEGNT; from the coding sequence ATGACGGCCGACCTTGAGGAACAGCTCCGGGCGGTCTCGTTGCGCGTGACCCGGCCCCGGCTTGCGGTTCTGACCGCGCTGCGGGACCACCCACACGTCGACACGGACACGGTGATCGCACTCGTTCGAGCGGATCTTCCCACCGTCTCCCACCAGGCGGTTTACGATGTGCTACGTGCGCTCACCGAGGCCGGACTGGTTCGCCGGATCCAGCCCACCGGTGCGAACGCCCGCTATGAGGTGCGAGTAGGCGACAACCACCATCACGTGGTGTGCCGCTCCTGCGGAGCGATCGCGGACGTCGACTGTGCGGTCGGCCACGCCCCCTGTCTCACCGCGTCGAACGATCACGGGTTCGTGGTCGACGAGGCGGAGGTCGTCTACTGGGGCGTCTGCCCCGACTGTTCGAGCAGAAAACCGGAAGGAAACACATGA